In Priestia megaterium NBRC 15308 = ATCC 14581, the following proteins share a genomic window:
- a CDS encoding class I adenylate-forming enzyme family protein — protein MNTLQYLVAERAEISPQHEALVEHNERYTFNEFHEKVNQLSHYFLEKGIQKGDRIGVLAHTSIAYPVVTMGILQVGAVVVPLSKSMTPYELDSIITSGQLKAIIHHNEFTSVLEKAEQTEGLSFTLKIEDAKEFTTQFSAYNTNTPEALPEVLPEDLALMMFTSGTTGKSKGCMIAHGSVSAFLNSGGQEKRANIDKNMRYLFVHPFFHMSSMSILFMCINTGNTMVCSEETDPAKVIEVIEKENIKMLFALPPALKYIVEELEKGDHYDFPLKLAVSGGTKVSESLIEQYDRNGMILAQGYGSTEAWIISSWHPQMGWKKVSSAGKPAPHVEVKIVDPDTRQEVPTGEKGEVLVRSPYLFKGYWQNEEATNAVLQDGWLAMGDAGRLDEDGFLYIEGRYKDVIVYGGDNIYPDQVEEVVLAADGVLEATVVGMPDDVYGEVPYAFVVKQEASALTEEDVVNFCKERLAPYKVPTVVFVSSLPKNSVGKVLKNEVKKQALAHA, from the coding sequence ATGAACACATTACAATACTTAGTCGCAGAACGTGCAGAGATTTCTCCTCAACATGAAGCACTAGTTGAACATAATGAACGTTATACATTTAATGAATTTCATGAAAAAGTAAATCAATTGTCTCATTACTTCTTAGAGAAAGGAATTCAAAAAGGAGATCGTATAGGTGTTTTAGCTCATACAAGCATTGCTTACCCAGTCGTTACAATGGGGATTTTACAAGTGGGAGCAGTCGTTGTTCCATTAAGTAAGAGCATGACGCCTTATGAGCTTGATAGCATTATTACGAGCGGACAGTTAAAAGCGATTATCCACCACAATGAATTTACGTCTGTATTAGAAAAAGCGGAACAAACGGAGGGACTTAGTTTCACGTTAAAAATTGAGGATGCAAAAGAATTTACAACTCAATTCTCAGCGTATAACACAAACACACCAGAAGCACTTCCTGAAGTGCTTCCTGAAGATCTAGCATTGATGATGTTCACATCAGGTACAACAGGTAAGTCAAAAGGATGTATGATTGCACACGGATCGGTAAGTGCCTTTTTAAATTCTGGCGGACAGGAAAAACGTGCAAATATTGATAAAAACATGCGCTATTTGTTTGTTCATCCATTCTTCCACATGAGTTCGATGAGCATTTTATTTATGTGCATTAACACAGGAAACACAATGGTATGTTCTGAAGAAACAGATCCAGCTAAAGTAATTGAGGTAATTGAAAAAGAAAACATTAAAATGCTGTTTGCACTACCACCTGCATTAAAATACATTGTAGAAGAGCTTGAAAAAGGAGATCACTATGATTTCCCTCTAAAACTTGCTGTGTCAGGCGGAACAAAAGTATCAGAGTCTTTAATTGAACAATATGATCGTAACGGAATGATTTTAGCTCAAGGGTACGGAAGCACAGAAGCTTGGATTATCAGTTCATGGCATCCTCAAATGGGATGGAAGAAAGTAAGCTCTGCTGGAAAACCTGCTCCACATGTGGAAGTTAAAATTGTAGATCCGGATACACGTCAAGAAGTACCAACTGGAGAAAAAGGTGAAGTACTCGTACGAAGCCCTTATCTTTTCAAAGGCTACTGGCAAAACGAAGAAGCAACAAACGCTGTCTTACAAGATGGCTGGTTAGCGATGGGCGATGCAGGTCGATTAGATGAGGACGGATTTCTTTACATTGAAGGACGCTATAAAGATGTAATTGTATATGGAGGAGACAACATCTACCCAGATCAAGTAGAAGAAGTTGTCCTAGCAGCAGATGGGGTGTTAGAAGCGACAGTTGTCGGCATGCCTGATGATGTGTACGGCGAAGTTCCATATGCATTTGTTGTTAAACAAGAAGCATCTGCTTTAACTGAAGAAGATGTAGTGAACTTCTGTAAAGAACGATTAGCACCATATAAAGTGCCAACTGTTGTATTTGTTTCATCACTTCCTAAAAACAGCGTAGGAAAAGTGTTGAAAAACGAAGTGAAAAAACAAGCCTTAGCACACGCATAA
- a CDS encoding VanW family protein gives MKKVLGALLLGATIVSAFIAYSMYTNHSAKQTAAIEQKQAAKKAEKKTEKKTEKKKKPVLKVEDLTYQLKDSRTGQVMKEFKPVHYKDKDIYDQEIKQLASELAKGIDTPMQNIKMDANGSLTGGSKQIILKEAELVKNLQNLNTKQLDVKVPIYETAPNVTAASAQGIADVSLASYSTRFRPSDTSRNRNVQLSAEAINNVVLGPGDSFSYNQTVGERTAERGYQPAPEIINKQLVMGIGGGICQTSSTLFNAIDGAGLQVTARSHHSKHVGYVPAGRDATVSWGGPDFKFTNNKDYPVIIKAYANVNTGVLTVDVRTSQRSI, from the coding sequence ATGAAGAAAGTCTTAGGGGCGCTTTTGCTTGGCGCGACAATTGTTAGTGCGTTTATTGCGTACAGCATGTATACCAATCATTCTGCAAAGCAAACAGCCGCGATAGAACAAAAACAAGCAGCGAAAAAAGCAGAAAAAAAGACTGAGAAAAAGACTGAGAAAAAGAAAAAACCAGTCCTTAAAGTCGAAGACCTGACGTATCAGTTGAAAGATTCCCGTACAGGACAAGTAATGAAAGAATTCAAGCCGGTTCATTACAAGGATAAAGACATATACGACCAAGAAATTAAGCAATTAGCGTCTGAACTGGCAAAAGGGATCGACACGCCTATGCAAAACATAAAAATGGATGCAAATGGATCGTTAACCGGCGGGTCCAAACAAATTATTTTAAAAGAAGCAGAGCTTGTTAAAAATCTGCAGAACTTAAATACGAAACAATTGGATGTGAAGGTTCCGATTTACGAAACCGCTCCAAATGTAACGGCAGCATCTGCTCAAGGGATCGCTGATGTATCGTTAGCTTCTTATTCTACACGTTTTCGTCCAAGTGATACAAGTCGAAACAGAAATGTTCAGCTATCCGCAGAAGCGATTAACAACGTTGTATTAGGTCCTGGAGATTCATTTTCTTATAATCAAACAGTTGGGGAGCGCACAGCAGAAAGAGGCTATCAGCCTGCTCCTGAAATCATCAATAAACAGCTGGTGATGGGAATTGGCGGAGGGATCTGCCAAACATCTTCTACGCTATTTAATGCTATTGACGGCGCTGGTCTTCAAGTGACAGCTAGGTCTCACCATTCAAAACATGTAGGTTATGTACCTGCTGGAAGAGATGCAACCGTATCGTGGGGAGGACCTGATTTTAAGTTCACAAACAACAAAGATTATCCTGTCATCATTAAAGCCTACGCAAATGTAAATACCGGTGTTTTAACGGTAGATGTTCGTACTTCACAGCGTTCCATCTAA
- a CDS encoding ISL3 family transposase, translated as MYLVKSKHSSCICPSCHTLSHRIHSQYVRSLQDVPAYGKTTYIKIQTRKFFCDDCSCPQAIFTERFTWLGTYQRKTKRLQEMLKSIALSTSCKVASRLSKHLGIVTSHHTLLRLLHKLKLPSYEPPVHIGIDDFAFKKRCRYGTIIINQETRRPIAILNGRDKETVVKWLEQHPTIQTVTRDGSFTYAKAISQALPHAYQITDRWHILKGLFTAIRETLQQSFPSIWRKTEYKNPTTEPLIIRKTDVQRHQYAEQVWQRALEVKEWKEKGKSIAWISRQMHISRNTVYKDLRRKKKEPISRVRLLDPFLNQLRQWNLSGWTTSRMEAELKKIGYTGCRSTLNEAVSRIRHEYRASATTHSLSRASLLWKIWSEKNRNWLDSLPSACLKEFPLIPQLFEVTRKFRNIVSKRSNQGIPGWIETCKMYSFPALDTFITYIEKDLQGVMAACVDPLSNGLSEGHIHRVKMLKRMMYGRASDELLKKRVLIPLL; from the coding sequence ATGTATCTAGTAAAATCTAAACATTCCTCTTGTATATGTCCGTCTTGTCATACTCTATCTCACCGTATTCATAGCCAATATGTTCGATCCCTTCAGGATGTACCGGCGTATGGTAAAACAACATATATAAAGATACAAACACGTAAGTTTTTTTGCGATGACTGTAGTTGCCCACAAGCTATTTTTACAGAAAGATTTACGTGGTTAGGGACCTATCAACGCAAAACCAAACGTTTACAAGAGATGTTAAAGTCAATCGCACTATCTACGAGCTGCAAAGTAGCATCTCGGCTGTCTAAGCATCTAGGTATTGTAACCAGTCATCATACGCTTTTACGCCTGCTTCATAAATTGAAGCTGCCTTCTTATGAACCGCCGGTTCATATTGGGATTGATGACTTTGCATTTAAGAAGCGTTGTCGTTACGGTACGATTATTATCAATCAAGAAACCCGAAGACCCATCGCTATTTTAAATGGGAGAGATAAAGAAACAGTCGTAAAATGGCTCGAACAGCATCCAACGATTCAAACGGTGACTCGTGATGGTTCTTTCACATACGCTAAGGCTATCTCTCAAGCGCTGCCTCATGCTTATCAGATTACGGACCGTTGGCATATTCTGAAAGGTTTATTTACAGCAATTCGAGAGACCTTACAACAATCTTTTCCATCTATATGGAGAAAAACAGAATATAAAAATCCTACAACAGAACCACTTATTATCCGCAAGACAGATGTTCAACGCCATCAGTATGCTGAGCAAGTTTGGCAACGCGCCTTAGAAGTGAAAGAGTGGAAAGAAAAAGGGAAATCCATTGCTTGGATTTCGCGTCAAATGCATATTTCACGTAATACGGTCTATAAAGATTTAAGACGCAAGAAAAAAGAGCCTATTAGTCGTGTAAGACTATTAGATCCATTCCTAAATCAATTACGTCAATGGAACCTATCTGGGTGGACGACGAGTCGTATGGAGGCAGAACTTAAAAAGATAGGCTATACAGGATGTCGCTCTACTTTAAATGAAGCCGTTTCGAGAATTCGTCATGAATATAGAGCCAGTGCCACAACGCATTCTTTGTCTAGAGCTTCCCTACTGTGGAAAATATGGAGTGAAAAGAATAGAAACTGGTTAGATTCATTACCTTCGGCATGTTTAAAAGAGTTTCCATTAATACCACAATTATTTGAAGTGACACGTAAATTTAGAAACATCGTGAGTAAACGTAGTAATCAAGGCATACCTGGTTGGATTGAAACATGTAAAATGTATTCGTTTCCAGCTCTCGATACCTTTATAACCTATATAGAAAAAGATTTACAAGGGGTAATGGCTGCTTGTGTTGATCCTTTAAGTAATGGGCTATCTGAAGGACATATACATCGTGTGAAGATGTTAAAACGTATGATGTATGGTCGGGCAAGTGATGAGCTGTTGAAAAAACGAGTGCTCATACCATTATTATAG
- a CDS encoding MarR family winged helix-turn-helix transcriptional regulator, with translation MTERYSKEEISHQLESIDHVKEALLKYKNTVIGEKYDLLPYHLTSTKEAILKTIHDKKSCIVSDITKVLGLSPGAITIVLNQLEDDELVNRIYKKQNRRSVWVELTEKGEKVVEILQATRVDFWSDLLSHLSEEERDQYFHIMKKISQKLQQ, from the coding sequence TTGACTGAACGTTATAGCAAAGAAGAGATTAGTCATCAGCTAGAAAGTATAGATCATGTAAAAGAAGCTCTTTTAAAATATAAAAACACCGTAATCGGTGAGAAATATGATTTGCTTCCCTACCATTTAACTTCAACAAAAGAGGCAATCTTAAAGACCATTCACGATAAAAAAAGCTGTATTGTTAGCGATATCACAAAAGTACTTGGACTCTCACCTGGGGCTATCACCATTGTATTAAATCAATTAGAAGATGATGAGCTTGTGAATCGTATTTATAAAAAGCAAAACCGCCGAAGCGTGTGGGTGGAGTTGACGGAAAAAGGCGAAAAAGTTGTCGAAATATTGCAAGCTACTCGTGTCGATTTTTGGTCAGATTTACTTTCACACTTATCAGAAGAAGAAAGAGATCAATACTTTCACATTATGAAAAAAATATCTCAAAAATTACAGCAATAA
- the mbcS gene encoding acyl-CoA synthetase MbcS → MIQLKDLVPSEHYNLTEEIEKHASDQLALKWQNADGAREEITYNQLLAKANKVANGLTELGLTKGDHVLVIAPRLIESYAIYLACLKAGIIVIPSSELLRAKDIQYRLHHAEAKAIISYHPFCNEIDKIENFPTSLQHKITFGADVTSWTRLESLTVDASEQFQAAKTTKDDTAFLPYTSGTTGQPKGVVHTHGWAYAHLRIAAAEWLDIKKGDTVWATAGPGWQKWIWTPFLSVLGQGATGIIYNGRFEPKKFLEILQDEKVNVLCCTPTEYRFMAKIDELERFDLSHLHSAVSAGEPLNEEVINVFKKYFNIQVRDGYGQTENTLLIGTLKGVKTKIGSMGKPMLEGFVEIINEDGEPCKPGEVGDIAVRRDLPSLFKHYYKDMERTEKTYKGNYYLTGDRASKDEENYYWFQGRGDDIIISSGYTIGPFEVEDALIKHPAVKECAVVASPDADRGHVVKAYVVLVDHVKTTDAGFIKELQNHVKTLTAPYKYPRVIEFIDELPKTNSGKIRRVELREREQQ, encoded by the coding sequence ATGATTCAACTAAAAGATTTAGTTCCAAGTGAACATTACAATTTAACAGAGGAAATTGAAAAACATGCATCCGATCAGCTTGCGTTAAAGTGGCAGAACGCTGACGGTGCGCGTGAGGAAATTACATATAACCAGCTGTTAGCAAAAGCCAATAAAGTGGCAAACGGGTTAACAGAGCTAGGATTAACAAAAGGCGATCATGTTTTAGTTATTGCACCTCGCCTTATTGAATCGTACGCTATTTACTTAGCATGCTTAAAAGCAGGTATTATTGTAATTCCTTCTTCAGAACTATTACGCGCAAAAGATATCCAATATCGTTTACATCACGCTGAAGCAAAAGCGATTATTTCTTACCATCCTTTCTGCAATGAGATCGATAAGATTGAAAACTTCCCTACTTCTCTACAACATAAAATTACGTTTGGTGCTGATGTTACGTCATGGACGCGCTTAGAGTCACTTACGGTTGATGCATCAGAACAGTTCCAAGCAGCTAAAACAACTAAGGATGATACGGCATTCCTTCCTTATACATCTGGTACAACAGGACAGCCAAAAGGCGTTGTTCATACTCATGGATGGGCTTATGCTCACCTTCGTATCGCAGCTGCTGAATGGTTAGATATTAAAAAAGGCGATACGGTCTGGGCAACAGCAGGTCCTGGTTGGCAGAAATGGATTTGGACTCCGTTTTTATCTGTGCTTGGACAAGGTGCAACAGGCATTATCTATAACGGACGTTTTGAACCTAAAAAGTTTTTAGAAATTTTACAGGATGAAAAAGTAAACGTACTGTGCTGTACGCCAACAGAGTACCGCTTTATGGCTAAAATTGATGAGCTGGAACGTTTTGACCTATCTCACCTTCATAGCGCTGTATCTGCCGGAGAGCCGCTAAATGAAGAAGTGATTAATGTGTTTAAAAAATATTTTAATATCCAAGTACGTGATGGATACGGTCAAACGGAAAATACCCTTTTGATTGGTACCTTAAAAGGTGTAAAAACGAAGATTGGTTCAATGGGTAAACCGATGCTTGAAGGGTTTGTAGAAATCATTAATGAAGATGGCGAACCTTGTAAGCCTGGAGAAGTTGGAGACATTGCCGTTCGTAGAGACCTCCCTTCTCTTTTCAAGCACTACTATAAAGACATGGAGCGCACTGAGAAAACGTATAAAGGAAACTACTATTTAACAGGTGACCGCGCTTCTAAAGATGAAGAGAACTATTACTGGTTCCAAGGACGCGGAGATGATATTATTATCAGTTCCGGCTATACAATTGGACCATTTGAAGTTGAAGATGCGTTAATTAAGCATCCAGCGGTGAAAGAATGTGCCGTTGTAGCTAGCCCAGATGCTGATCGCGGCCATGTTGTAAAAGCGTATGTTGTTCTTGTTGATCATGTAAAAACAACAGATGCAGGGTTTATTAAAGAGCTGCAAAATCACGTAAAAACTCTTACTGCACCTTATAAGTATCCTCGTGTAATTGAATTTATTGATGAATTGCCAAAAACTAATTCAGGTAAAATTCGACGTGTGGAACTTCGTGAACGGGAGCAACAATAA